A segment of the Longimicrobiales bacterium genome:
TCATCGTAGCGTCGATCCTGTTCGCCTTCGGTATCGAGGCGTGGTGGGCAGGGAAGCAGGCCAAGTCCGAGCAGCTTGAACTTCTTCAAGCGCTTGAGGCAGAGTTCGAGGCCGCCGGCGAGGAGTTGGGTCGAGCCGGGACGGTTCACGTCAACAGGCAGCGCGCCGCCGACCAGCTAATTCAGATCATGGAGGGGGGTCCGCCATTCCCTGAGCCTGACTCCGTTTGGGTTCTCGTGGAGGCCGCTCACAGGAGGACCACTACCGATCCACCGGGAGGGGTCCTCGCAAGCGCGCTCGGATCCGGAAGACTAGCGGATGTAGGCCAAGTCAAACTCCGATCGGCTCTCGCGGCGTGGCCGCGGAGCCTTCTCGACCATAACAATACCGAGGATAATACCCGCGGCTACATCAACAACGTGCTGTTGCCATGGTTCGCCGAGAACGCAGAGTATCCAAGGGCCGACGGTGCGATAGAATCCTGGAGCAGCGTGGCCGACTTCCTCATGCGGTCCAGGACCTATCGGGGTCACATCTGGAACATTCGCCTAAACACGGGAGCCGCTGTGTCCGAGAACGCGGCGCTCGTCGCTGAGGCTATGGGTATCCGGGAGCTATTGGCGGCGTCCATTCAGTAGGTGTCCAGCCACAAGTGCGACAGCCTGTGAAGGACGCTCAGGCGGCACGCTCCCAAGGGAGTGCCATCTAAAGGCTTTGGAATTCTGCGTCAGTTTGCAACCGCTAGTCCCAGCGCCCACCGTGCGATCCTGCGCTCAATCTTCCCGGGAACTCCACTACTTGTGTTGGATAGGACCACGATGTCGAGATCAGACTCTGGGTAGTGTGCCATCACGGTGCTGAAACCGTTGATGCCGCCCGTGTGGGCCACCCTGGAGTGCTCCTCGAGAGCGTCGACTCCTAGAGCGAAACCGTACCCGGTGGCTGAGCCATTATTCAACTGACCTGAGGTGGTCATGGCCTGGTAGCTGGCCTCAGATACCACCCGCCCGCTCCGCAGCGCCATGGTCCACGACAGTAGGTCCGGCACGGTGGAGCACAGCGCACCTGCTGCTCCCGGCGTGTTCATAGAGATGCTCCCGTCGTTGAGAAGCCCGTCCCCTCCCTGCTCATAGCCCTCCGCCCTACCGGGGATGATCTGGGCCTCATGGCAATAGGACGAACGCGACAAACCCAGCGGGCCGAAGAGGTGGGCGTCGAGGTAGTCGTCGTAGGACTCCCCACTCACCTCCTCGATGATCATACCGAGCAGATAGTACCCTGAGTTGTTGTACCGGTACTCCTCACCCGGGGCGAAGTCGAAGGGCTCGTCCTTGAATAGGGCGAGCATCTCGGTATGGGAGAGGTCCAAGAGGCCAGCCTTCCGCCAGAAGACATCTCCGAGGCTCGTGTAGCTCTTGATTCCGGACGTATGACCGAGCAGGTGGCGAATGCTCACCTCATATCCTTGGGTGGGATAGTCCGGCAAGTGCAGCGTCAGCGGATCGTCGATAGCAATCTGACCCGCCTCGACCAACTGCATGACCGCCGCAGCGGTGAACTGCTTCGTGAGAGAACCGATCCGGTACACAGTCCCCGCGGTCATCGGCACGCTATTCTCGATGTCTGCGACGCCGTAGCCCTTCACCATGAGCAGGTCACCGCCGCGCTTCACCCCGATGGTCAAGCCAGCGACCGGCCCGTCGCGGAGCGTCGCTTCAGCGAGGGAGTCGATCCGTTCAACCAGTTCCCCACCCCACACGGGGGCCTGAGACTGCGCACAAGCTGGCAGAGTGGAGAACAGACAGCCCACGATGACAAGACGAAGCATAGATCTCGAAGTCCTACTCATCGGTCTCTCCTAATTGACATGGATGGAAGCACCTGATCGGAACCGACCCTCGGCCGTCATCCCATTTTAGCCACAGCTCGGTAGGCTTCCGGAATTCGTATCCGGCGAGGATGGGGTAGGGATCAGCGCTCAAACCGGCCATCGTGACGCGCGCTCCGCGTGGAAATCGGGCCGCCTTCCTCTCAAAATCTGACATGCACCGGTCCCGTACAGACAAAGTCTGAGTGATCGATTCGCTATCGCCCTACCCGAGGAGGTAGCAGATGCGAGCTTAGGTCCAACCTGCAGGCTCGTCCAGGCGAGCAGGTCCCGTGCGCCACGCGAGCCCGCTTCCTAAAGTGCGAAACCCGCGCAGTACGCAGGTCCCCGATCGCACCGACTCCGTACATGTGGTGGTGCCACCAGAGAAGGCCCGAAAGCGCCTTTTCACGACGATCGCTCGGCCCGAGGCTCAGCCCTCCCTCCTTTAGGTGGGCGGCTCCCTAAGTAGGCTGGGCATGACATCCATAATGTCTGCGTTAAGCGCCGTCTAACGACTTTGAAAATCTGCTGCGCGACTAGAATGCTTCCCACGGGTCGCGAGGTGCAATCCGAGTTATTCGGGAACCTCTACGTCATCGCGCGACGGCAGCAATTTCTTGTTATGAAGCTCACAACCCAGAAATTGTAGCAGCTAGTTAATGACGATCGGCTCCAGATGGACAGGTGAAATCACTCGTGAATCTGGCGCCAGGTCTGCCGCAGCCTGAACGAACGGCACGATGTTGCGCTCGTAGTCCGCCTGCTGAGAGTAACCGTACGGGAGGCGGAAGTTGTCCCAGTGGGTCGGGATCACGATCGACGGGTACCCAGTAGACCGAAGAAGGCGCTCATCGTAATTGTATAGACCCAACCGAGACCCGTTGATACCCGCCAAGAGGATATCCGGATTCAGGCCCTGGTACTCGCGCTCAATGAAGTTCATAGACCCCATAGTGAGAACATCATGGCGAGCGAATCGAGCCAAGAAGCTCAGTGAGCCCCCTTCGATGAACTGGTCGATTCGGAGCGGCACTTGCAGCGTGCTCGCGTCCGTGAGGCGCCGAGAGTCATAGTAGCGCTTCTCGTTAAGGGCCGAGTGTATCGTTGGGACGATTCTGACAGAGAATCCATCGAACTGATAGTCTTCGCCCCCCTGCACGGCATAGAGTTGATCCTCGGGAACGCCGTAGGCCCGTAGGATCGTGATCACGGTCTCCGTGCCGATGACCTTCGCGCCGGTCTTCTTCGCGATATAGGGGACGTCGCCGAGATGATCGTAGTGACCATGGTGGATGAGGATGAAGTCAGCCACGGTGATGATCTCGTCGATCAACGTTGTATCGGACCAGGCAGGATCCGTCCGCGCGAAATTCGGTCTCGGATCCTCCGGATGAACGCCATCCCCGTACTTGAGGCGGGAGATGTAAGGATCGATGAGGACCGTCACAGTCCCGTCGTTGACCTCCCATCCGGCCGCCCCCAGGTACGTGAAGCGAATTGGATCTGCTCCCCCCTCCTGTGCATCTACGCTAGGTCCAGCCATCGCGATCGCAACAGCCAGAAAGAGTGTTGATTTCAAGGCACTGCTCATCGGATTGCCAGCCGGGTCTAAAGGGAGCGTCCTAACGACTTTGGAATTCTGTTGCCGCACCTTAGTAGCTGCCGGCGAGCGCAGCGAATCACCCTCACGCCATCAGCGGACAGCAGCAATTCCTTGGTACACGGCAAGCGACCATCGGGCCAAGAGAGCGTCAAGGCCCGCCGGACTTTCCATCGTCGTCCATCGGTCTCAGAATACGAATCTCAGGTTCGGACAAGGCGGTCGCACCGCGGATCCACCGTCCCACTCTCAGGTCGACCCATTCGTCTAGGTAGGAGATTCCATGCGTCCAGGGCGAGTCCCGCTGCTGTTCACCGTAGTCGCCGCATTCATGTCCCCAGCGGACGTGACCGCGCGCGTTCAAGACGTGGACACAACGATTGAGTCAATCCGTGTGATCGGGAACATCTACTACGTCGGTGGGCAGTTCGGCTCCTACCTCATCACCACACCTGAGGGTCACATACTCCACGACACGGGCAGCTCCGAGATGCACGAGGTCATCCTCGCGAACATCGAGCGGCTCGGATTCGACGTCGCTGATGTACGAATCATGATCTCGAGTCACGCACACTGGGACCATGTGGGGGGACACGCCGCCATGAAGCGAGTGACCGGTGCGCAGGTGGTGGCGCTTGGAGGAGATGCCCAGGCCCTTGAGTCGGGGGAGGACAACTCGGCTCTGGGAGCCCGGGGCTGGGAGCCCGTCGCAGTGGACCGCGTCATCCGTGACGGTGAGACAGTCACGCTTGGCGGAGTGACGCTGCGGGGCACCTTGACGGGTGGGCACACTCAGGGGGCGACCTTGTGGATGACGACGGTGGAAGAGAACGGCTCGGAAATCACAGTGGCATTCCGGGGCGGCGAGATCCCGAACGCCGGCGTTCAACTCATCGACAATCCTAGGCACCCGTCAGTCGTCGAGGATACGAAACGGACGCTGGAGAGGCTGAACGCGCTTGAGCCCCC
Coding sequences within it:
- a CDS encoding serine hydrolase, whose translation is MSRTSRSMLRLVIVGCLFSTLPACAQSQAPVWGGELVERIDSLAEATLRDGPVAGLTIGVKRGGDLLMVKGYGVADIENSVPMTAGTVYRIGSLTKQFTAAAVMQLVEAGQIAIDDPLTLHLPDYPTQGYEVSIRHLLGHTSGIKSYTSLGDVFWRKAGLLDLSHTEMLALFKDEPFDFAPGEEYRYNNSGYYLLGMIIEEVSGESYDDYLDAHLFGPLGLSRSSYCHEAQIIPGRAEGYEQGGDGLLNDGSISMNTPGAAGALCSTVPDLLSWTMALRSGRVVSEASYQAMTTSGQLNNGSATGYGFALGVDALEEHSRVAHTGGINGFSTVMAHYPESDLDIVVLSNTSSGVPGKIERRIARWALGLAVAN
- a CDS encoding MBL fold metallo-hydrolase, which encodes MKSTLFLAVAIAMAGPSVDAQEGGADPIRFTYLGAAGWEVNDGTVTVLIDPYISRLKYGDGVHPEDPRPNFARTDPAWSDTTLIDEIITVADFILIHHGHYDHLGDVPYIAKKTGAKVIGTETVITILRAYGVPEDQLYAVQGGEDYQFDGFSVRIVPTIHSALNEKRYYDSRRLTDASTLQVPLRIDQFIEGGSLSFLARFARHDVLTMGSMNFIEREYQGLNPDILLAGINGSRLGLYNYDERLLRSTGYPSIVIPTHWDNFRLPYGYSQQADYERNIVPFVQAAADLAPDSRVISPVHLEPIVIN
- a CDS encoding MBL fold metallo-hydrolase; translation: MRPGRVPLLFTVVAAFMSPADVTARVQDVDTTIESIRVIGNIYYVGGQFGSYLITTPEGHILHDTGSSEMHEVILANIERLGFDVADVRIMISSHAHWDHVGGHAAMKRVTGAQVVALGGDAQALESGEDNSALGARGWEPVAVDRVIRDGETVTLGGVTLRGTLTGGHTQGATLWMTTVEENGSEITVAFRGGEIPNAGVQLIDNPRHPSVVEDTKRTLERLNALEPPDLFLHNHASPAPMELDPSLPIHPRCVTCFDADGWTAYVARVTEAFERMLREGGNRL